The Pseudomonas wenzhouensis genome has a segment encoding these proteins:
- a CDS encoding IS1182 family transposase yields the protein MGAEELVPEDHLVRVIEAYVARLDLQALGFSKAEPLKTGRPGYDPADLLKLYLYGYFQRIRSSRRLEAECQRNVEVMWLLGRLAPDFKTIADFRKDNSAAFQATCRTFVQFCRQVGLISGQLVAIDGSKFQAVASQRKHLSLTKLKRQQAKLEAQISRYLAELDEADRNEATEGVDCRAVKVALQHLESRHADNLTAQTLMEVQRLDQFVVGEDEARMMRTHLGARVAYNVQSAVDGEHGLILHHAVTQDGCDNQQLEPMAKAAQAILEQEELTVTADAGYSNGEQFQACDDAGITAYVPANRGINNQGDDTPLFERDAFTYDATHDQYQCPAGKWLLFKQVSGLQRIYAVQDDCAGCPLKTRCTKAKRRHVSRHVHESAFERMHQRMQAHPEMMVRRRSIVEHPFGNLKQWILGNGRFLLRQLRGARTEMALAVNAYNLKRAINVLGARRLIELLG from the coding sequence ATGGGGGCAGAGGAGCTGGTACCGGAGGATCATCTGGTACGGGTGATCGAGGCCTATGTCGCTCGTCTGGATCTGCAGGCTCTGGGTTTCAGCAAGGCCGAGCCGCTCAAGACCGGGCGTCCTGGCTATGATCCGGCGGATCTACTCAAGCTTTATCTATACGGTTACTTCCAGCGCATCCGCTCCTCCCGGCGCCTGGAAGCCGAGTGCCAGCGCAATGTCGAGGTGATGTGGCTGCTGGGCCGATTGGCGCCGGATTTCAAGACCATTGCCGATTTTCGCAAGGACAACAGTGCTGCGTTTCAGGCGACCTGCCGCACCTTCGTGCAGTTCTGTCGCCAGGTGGGACTGATCAGTGGGCAACTCGTGGCCATCGATGGCAGCAAGTTTCAGGCGGTTGCGTCGCAACGCAAGCATCTGAGCCTGACGAAGCTCAAGCGCCAACAAGCCAAACTGGAGGCGCAGATAAGCCGTTATCTGGCAGAACTGGACGAGGCTGACCGCAATGAGGCAACTGAAGGGGTTGATTGCCGTGCGGTCAAGGTAGCGCTGCAGCACCTGGAGAGCCGACATGCCGATAACCTGACAGCCCAGACGTTGATGGAGGTACAGAGGCTGGATCAGTTCGTCGTGGGCGAGGACGAGGCCCGCATGATGCGTACCCACCTGGGGGCTCGCGTGGCTTATAACGTGCAAAGCGCGGTAGATGGCGAGCATGGGCTGATCTTGCATCATGCCGTCACTCAGGACGGTTGCGATAACCAGCAACTGGAACCGATGGCCAAGGCCGCCCAGGCGATCCTAGAACAGGAAGAGCTGACGGTTACAGCCGATGCCGGCTACTCCAATGGTGAGCAGTTTCAAGCCTGTGATGATGCTGGGATTACGGCCTATGTACCGGCAAACCGGGGGATCAACAATCAGGGTGACGATACACCGCTGTTCGAGCGTGACGCCTTCACTTATGACGCCACCCATGACCAGTACCAATGCCCGGCGGGCAAATGGCTACTGTTCAAGCAGGTCAGTGGCCTACAGCGCATCTATGCCGTGCAGGATGACTGCGCGGGCTGTCCATTGAAAACACGCTGCACCAAGGCTAAACGTCGACACGTGAGTCGGCATGTCCATGAATCCGCGTTCGAACGCATGCATCAGCGGATGCAGGCGCATCCAGAGATGATGGTCAGGCGCCGATCCATCGTCGAACATCCCTTCGGCAATCTGAAGCAGTGGATTTTGGGTAATGGTCGCTTCCTGCTCCGACAACTGCGGGGAGCGCGGACGGAAATGGCCCTGGCGGTCAACGCCTACAACCTGAAACGAGCCATCAATGTGCTGGGTGCCCGTCGGTTGATCGAACTGTTGGGATAA
- a CDS encoding NAD-dependent epimerase/dehydratase family protein has protein sequence MAEILVTGGAGFIGSHLVDALLAAGHGVRVLDNLSMGKRSNLPLDNPRLCFIEGDVADAGVVARAIVGCSAVAHLAAVASVQASVDDPVATHQSNFIGTLNVCEAMRQHGVRRVVYASSAAIYGNNGEGVAIDETTAKAPLTPYAADKLAGEYYLDFYRRQHALEPAVFRFFNVFGPRQDPSSPYSGVISIFTQRAQQGLPISVFGDGEQTRDFFYISDLIELLLQGLLGEFVEQPVNVGWNQAVSLNQLLAEIGALCTGLPLVTYSPARAGDIRHSRADNTRLQAHYRMPPQTPLREGLRQLLEQ, from the coding sequence ATGGCTGAAATTCTCGTAACCGGCGGCGCCGGCTTCATTGGTTCGCACCTGGTCGATGCCTTGCTGGCCGCCGGCCACGGCGTGCGTGTGCTGGACAACCTGTCCATGGGCAAGCGCAGCAATCTGCCGCTGGATAATCCGCGTTTGTGCTTCATTGAGGGCGATGTCGCCGATGCCGGGGTGGTCGCCCGCGCGATAGTGGGTTGTTCGGCCGTGGCGCATCTGGCCGCGGTGGCTTCGGTACAGGCCTCGGTAGACGACCCTGTCGCGACGCATCAGAGCAACTTCATCGGCACCCTGAATGTCTGCGAAGCGATGCGCCAACACGGTGTGCGGCGTGTGGTCTACGCCTCCAGCGCGGCGATCTATGGCAACAACGGCGAAGGCGTGGCGATCGACGAGACCACTGCCAAGGCGCCGTTGACGCCCTATGCGGCGGACAAGCTGGCCGGCGAATACTATCTGGATTTCTATCGCCGCCAGCATGCGCTGGAGCCGGCGGTGTTCCGTTTCTTCAATGTCTTCGGGCCGCGCCAGGATCCATCCTCGCCTTACTCCGGGGTGATCAGTATCTTCACCCAGAGGGCGCAGCAGGGGCTGCCGATCAGCGTCTTCGGCGATGGCGAGCAGACCCGGGATTTTTTCTATATCAGCGATTTGATCGAGCTGCTGCTGCAGGGGCTGCTGGGTGAGTTCGTCGAGCAGCCGGTCAATGTCGGCTGGAACCAGGCGGTAAGCCTCAATCAGTTGCTGGCGGAGATCGGTGCGCTTTGCACGGGCTTGCCGCTAGTCACCTACTCGCCTGCACGAGCTGGCGACATCCGTCACTCTCGTGCCGACAATACGCGTTTGCAGGCTCATTACCGTATGCCGCCGCAAACGCCTCTGCGTGAAGGGTTACGTCAGTTGCTCGAACAGTGA
- a CDS encoding sugar nucleotide-binding protein has product MRMRLLLLGGGNALGKALVHQGAEEGIGFLAPRPLQDGWDAKSLTELLDDTRPDAVINLAYYFDWFQAESVAEPRLHTQERAVERLAELCQHHSIVLLQPSSYRVFDGSRVTAYSEKEESIPLGPRGQALWRLEQSVRAICPRHVLLRFGWLLDDSREGLLGRFLQRAERDDALYLADDRRGNPTPVDDAARVILAVLKQLDCESPLWGTYHYGGHEASTSLSLGQAVLSEARHYRSNLVEDIAPQAHAARPDAADEPQHAVLACKKILHTFGIKPRAWRSGLPSLLDRYYRHG; this is encoded by the coding sequence ATGCGAATGCGGTTGTTACTTTTGGGGGGCGGCAACGCCTTGGGAAAGGCCCTGGTGCATCAGGGTGCCGAGGAGGGCATCGGCTTTCTCGCGCCTCGTCCACTCCAAGATGGCTGGGATGCGAAGAGCCTGACCGAGTTGCTTGACGACACCCGCCCGGATGCCGTGATCAACCTCGCCTATTACTTCGACTGGTTTCAGGCCGAGTCGGTAGCAGAGCCGCGTCTGCACACTCAGGAGCGTGCCGTGGAGCGCCTGGCCGAGTTGTGCCAGCATCACTCCATCGTGCTGCTGCAGCCATCCAGCTATCGTGTTTTCGATGGTTCACGGGTCACCGCTTACAGCGAAAAGGAAGAGTCGATCCCTCTCGGGCCGCGTGGCCAGGCGTTATGGAGACTGGAGCAGAGCGTGCGCGCGATCTGCCCGCGGCATGTGCTGCTGCGCTTCGGCTGGTTGCTAGATGACAGCCGCGAAGGGTTGCTGGGGCGCTTTCTGCAGCGGGCCGAGCGCGATGATGCGCTGTATCTCGCCGATGACCGTCGCGGCAATCCCACGCCGGTGGACGATGCTGCGCGGGTGATTCTGGCGGTGCTCAAGCAGCTGGACTGCGAGTCGCCCTTGTGGGGCACCTATCACTACGGTGGTCATGAGGCCAGTACATCGCTGAGCCTGGGGCAGGCGGTACTGAGCGAGGCGCGCCACTATCGCAGCAATCTGGTCGAGGATATCGCGCCCCAGGCGCATGCCGCCCGCCCGGATGCAGCCGATGAACCGCAACATGCCGTGCTGGCTTGCAAGAAGATTCTTCACACCTTCGGCATCAAACCGCGCGCCTGGCGCTCCGGTCTGCCGAGCCTGCTGGACCGTTATTATCGTCATGGCTGA
- a CDS encoding sensor histidine kinase produces MSYSLIALLDLQEELAEDLGENMVWAAAQATYQASLLLQASQLPSEGHRGNAALQRHLLRARLEVLLSPSQAHFMQRAGVLEQLKQARNQLGEADVDHAAMQALLHDIGRKIMQVEREQAGERRDAYKRLMHQLILSILCVMAAGGVLCWQLLRSMWASQRAHDQIAEQHRHTRKLLSDLEHERSVRLRYRDFVSLMSHQLRTPLSVIDSSAQRLMRQSESESGPVAERSQRIRSSVGQLNRLVGRLLDGLRLDETGTLVQSSLVLSRCLWRDIVGEAIERFADTLAGRQVQQEWAPECEGQLLCDRLWSVEILVNLLSNAHKYSPPDQPILIRVWRRDNWLYCAVRDFGAGVPEAEHAQIFERFYRRAGTQHLSGVGLGLPIARTLAQWQGGSLSVRNAEGGGAVFTLALPIGRGDDDIAQSTALVLPA; encoded by the coding sequence TTGAGCTACAGCCTGATTGCGCTGCTGGATCTGCAAGAGGAACTTGCCGAGGACCTGGGGGAGAACATGGTCTGGGCTGCAGCTCAGGCCACCTATCAGGCCAGTCTGCTACTGCAGGCGAGTCAGTTGCCCAGTGAGGGGCATCGGGGCAATGCTGCATTGCAGCGACATCTTTTGCGGGCGCGGCTGGAGGTGCTGCTGTCCCCTAGCCAAGCCCATTTCATGCAGCGCGCCGGTGTGCTCGAACAGCTGAAGCAGGCCAGAAATCAGCTTGGGGAGGCCGACGTCGACCACGCGGCGATGCAGGCGCTGCTTCACGATATCGGTCGCAAGATCATGCAGGTCGAGCGCGAGCAGGCCGGTGAGCGTCGCGACGCCTACAAGCGACTGATGCATCAACTTATTTTGTCGATTCTCTGCGTCATGGCCGCTGGCGGGGTGTTGTGCTGGCAGTTACTGCGCAGCATGTGGGCGAGCCAGCGAGCTCACGACCAGATTGCCGAGCAGCATCGCCACACCCGTAAGCTGCTCAGTGACCTGGAGCACGAGCGCTCGGTGCGATTGCGCTATCGCGATTTCGTCTCGTTGATGTCACATCAGTTGCGTACTCCCTTGTCGGTCATCGACTCCAGTGCTCAGCGACTGATGCGCCAGAGTGAAAGCGAGTCGGGCCCGGTGGCCGAGCGGTCGCAGCGCATCCGTTCGTCGGTGGGGCAACTCAACCGCCTGGTTGGGCGCCTGCTCGACGGGCTGCGGCTGGACGAGACCGGTACCTTGGTACAGAGCTCCCTGGTACTGTCGCGCTGCCTCTGGCGGGATATCGTCGGCGAGGCTATCGAACGCTTCGCTGACACGCTGGCGGGGCGGCAGGTACAGCAGGAGTGGGCCCCAGAGTGTGAAGGGCAACTGCTTTGCGACCGCCTGTGGAGCGTGGAGATTCTCGTCAACCTGCTGTCGAACGCGCATAAGTACAGTCCGCCGGACCAGCCGATCCTGATCAGGGTATGGCGACGAGACAACTGGTTATATTGCGCCGTACGTGATTTTGGCGCTGGCGTGCCGGAGGCGGAGCATGCGCAGATCTTCGAGCGCTTCTATCGCCGCGCCGGTACCCAGCATCTGAGCGGTGTTGGGTTGGGACTGCCGATTGCCCGCACGCTGGCGCAGTGGCAGGGTGGTAGTCTAAGCGTGCGCAACGCCGAGGGTGGCGGCGCCGTATTTACCCTGGCACTTCCCATCGGTAGGGGCGATGACGATATCGCCCAGAGTACGGCCCTGGTGCTTCCCGCCTGA
- a CDS encoding response regulator: MGSPGKVRVLCIEDERLLLDDLHDELRAAGYEVSVAESAQRAFEQLDAFTPDLILCDVMLGGDDAADGYAVLRHVREQRPDLAITPFIFLTALGERDDLLQAKLQGVDDYLVKPVDYDLLLATLAARLQQVDRLKGTRRNSRDEQAERLRSVLSQLPGAVLLCDGHGQLLYANQRSQHLLQEQALWRVNSAGTVIWPHAMAESVRQLHLNLQQMSAEPGEARRVQTLEMRNSGDNALVSLIKIDCRDAATDAAGQLFVLFICNAQSRPVPDEEALRMLFGLTRTEAKVARLLALGKRSEEVAETLFVSATTVAFHLRNLFQKTGVSRQSDLVALVLAAGWTLPNLGGEQL, encoded by the coding sequence ATGGGTTCGCCAGGCAAGGTCCGTGTGCTGTGTATTGAAGATGAGCGATTGCTGCTGGACGACCTGCATGACGAGCTGCGTGCTGCAGGCTACGAGGTAAGTGTGGCGGAATCCGCGCAGCGGGCATTCGAGCAACTGGACGCGTTCACCCCTGATCTGATCCTGTGCGACGTGATGTTGGGGGGCGACGACGCCGCGGACGGCTATGCGGTGCTGCGGCACGTGCGCGAGCAGCGCCCTGATCTGGCGATTACGCCGTTCATCTTTCTCACGGCGCTGGGCGAACGTGACGACCTGCTCCAGGCAAAGCTGCAGGGGGTCGATGACTATCTGGTCAAACCTGTGGATTACGATCTGTTACTGGCGACGCTGGCCGCACGCCTACAGCAGGTCGACCGGTTGAAAGGCACCCGCAGAAACTCGCGCGACGAGCAGGCGGAACGCTTGCGCAGCGTCCTGTCACAGCTGCCGGGGGCAGTGCTGCTGTGTGACGGTCACGGGCAACTGCTTTACGCCAATCAGCGCTCGCAGCACCTTCTTCAGGAGCAGGCGCTATGGCGGGTCAACAGTGCCGGTACGGTGATCTGGCCGCATGCCATGGCCGAGTCCGTACGCCAGCTGCACCTGAATCTGCAACAGATGTCCGCCGAGCCCGGAGAAGCGCGTCGGGTGCAGACTCTGGAAATGCGCAACTCGGGCGACAATGCCTTGGTCAGCCTGATCAAGATCGACTGCAGGGATGCGGCAACGGACGCCGCCGGTCAGCTGTTCGTGCTGTTCATCTGCAATGCCCAGAGCCGGCCTGTTCCGGATGAGGAAGCGCTGCGCATGCTGTTCGGTCTGACGCGCACTGAAGCGAAGGTTGCGCGGCTCCTGGCGCTCGGCAAGCGTAGTGAAGAAGTCGCAGAAACCTTGTTTGTGTCGGCTACCACTGTCGCCTTTCACCTGCGTAATCTCTTTCAGAAAACCGGCGTTTCTCGGCAGAGTGACCTGGTGGCACTGGTCCTCGCTGCTGGCTGGACTTTGCCGAATCTCGGTGGGGAGCAGTTGTGA
- a CDS encoding molybdopterin-dependent oxidoreductase, producing MVLKADRCGALVRAGGQVGRAVLALLLMVWAAAVHAEELFSPMLTLHLGDQVVTLDREQLNAMVQAELQTSTTLQPEVGRWQGVLGRDLLARLGVEEGQVRPMTMRSWDDYRIDMTTEDFYLWDVLIATRLNGEPLEVEDLGPLRVIYPRDQHQELQDSRFDHRWVWLLRSIEVTP from the coding sequence ATGGTGTTGAAAGCGGATCGTTGCGGCGCTCTTGTGCGGGCGGGGGGGCAAGTCGGCCGCGCCGTGTTGGCGTTGCTGCTGATGGTGTGGGCTGCTGCGGTGCATGCAGAAGAATTGTTCTCGCCGATGCTGACACTGCATTTGGGTGATCAGGTAGTGACGCTCGACCGTGAGCAGCTCAATGCGATGGTCCAGGCCGAGTTGCAGACCAGCACCACGCTGCAGCCCGAGGTCGGCCGCTGGCAAGGTGTGCTGGGTCGTGATCTGCTGGCTCGTCTGGGGGTCGAGGAAGGGCAGGTCAGACCCATGACCATGCGTTCCTGGGACGATTACCGTATCGACATGACCACCGAGGACTTTTATCTCTGGGATGTTTTGATTGCCACCCGGCTCAATGGCGAGCCCCTCGAAGTGGAAGATCTCGGGCCGTTGCGCGTGATCTATCCGCGCGACCAGCACCAGGAACTTCAGGACTCCCGCTTCGATCACCGCTGGGTGTGGCTGTTGCGCAGCATCGAGGTGACTCCCTGA
- a CDS encoding Flp family type IVb pilin, translated as MSMKSRARQLGQGMTEYIIIVALIAISAIVVYNLFGSTVREQVGDMAAELGGGEATQAAKATGTEAQQAGSTAHNLGSFKQDERQ; from the coding sequence ATGTCCATGAAGTCCCGCGCTCGCCAGCTTGGCCAAGGCATGACCGAGTACATCATCATCGTTGCGCTGATCGCCATTTCCGCCATCGTCGTCTACAACCTGTTCGGCAGCACGGTACGTGAGCAGGTCGGTGACATGGCCGCCGAACTGGGCGGCGGAGAAGCCACGCAGGCGGCCAAGGCGACCGGTACCGAGGCTCAACAGGCGGGCAGCACCGCTCATAATCTCGGCAGTTTCAAGCAAGACGAGCGCCAGTAA
- the cpaB gene encoding Flp pilus assembly protein CpaB — translation MSSVSGKKLLIIAVACGLLAAVLGWAYLKAKESQYKAAYKPATQVMVAVVVPKEDIGKSQTLSRENVAAMDVPREYLPSNAVLAEDWPRVENRMVITPLQRGRPITWDAVESTRVSRLSENVELGKRIKTVQVNKINSFDGMLRPGDRIDLLGSFSAGDVGLQQQPNYSDQVVMTVLENVEVLAAGREDAKGKKYEKHYDRNSADGFNMGFSTLSLMLSPAQAARVEVAEKAGELVAVLRNPKDTSNASLDQITVASLLDPLPAETVDVVLDANGNLLGRIIGDNVVGLDGRIIGQIIDGKAIGLDGKVMGRIVRGLAADDPLLRMREQATVVRDEAGNVIGKVVNGQVVDRNGQVIGKYEDGKAIGLDGQSLGRVEENVALDASGQVIDMRSSQVQTAVAAQTHERPVVRDASGRVIGFVEGEEIKDANGVLIGHVRDGKAIGLDGQILGTLSTALFDANGNLVGEMGEVVRGADGNILGTIQNGKLVDADGKVLGTVKDGKVVDASGKVLGEVEQALLGADGKPLADAAQVVRDASGNVIGTVVGDQIIDAQGRTVGSIKDGKAVDTSGKAIEGASLDVQQDVVQIVRDAQGNVIGTLRGDRVYGADGKLIGRLVDGKVIDANGNVLYRGVTVGLETPRDSGSAPKREANRMIQFIPGGTGSNGVIPVQTLRLE, via the coding sequence ATGTCATCGGTTTCAGGTAAAAAACTACTGATAATCGCGGTCGCCTGCGGGCTGCTGGCCGCAGTTCTGGGCTGGGCGTACCTGAAGGCCAAGGAGTCCCAGTACAAGGCTGCCTACAAACCTGCCACGCAGGTCATGGTTGCAGTAGTTGTCCCCAAGGAAGACATCGGCAAGTCCCAGACCCTGTCACGGGAAAATGTCGCGGCCATGGACGTGCCACGCGAATATCTGCCCTCCAACGCGGTGCTGGCTGAGGACTGGCCGCGGGTAGAGAACCGCATGGTGATCACCCCATTGCAGCGCGGCCGGCCGATTACCTGGGACGCGGTGGAAAGCACCCGCGTCTCGCGCCTTTCCGAAAACGTCGAGCTGGGCAAGCGTATCAAGACCGTGCAGGTCAACAAGATCAACTCCTTCGACGGCATGCTCCGCCCGGGTGATCGCATCGACCTGTTGGGCAGCTTCTCCGCGGGTGATGTCGGCCTGCAACAGCAACCGAACTACTCCGACCAGGTCGTCATGACCGTGCTGGAAAATGTCGAGGTACTGGCCGCTGGGCGCGAGGACGCCAAGGGCAAGAAGTACGAGAAACACTACGACCGCAATTCCGCCGACGGTTTCAACATGGGGTTCTCCACCCTTTCGCTGATGCTCTCGCCCGCCCAGGCGGCGCGGGTTGAAGTCGCGGAGAAGGCTGGCGAACTGGTTGCCGTACTGCGTAATCCCAAGGATACGAGCAACGCCTCGCTCGACCAGATCACCGTCGCCAGCCTGCTCGACCCGCTGCCGGCGGAAACCGTCGACGTGGTACTCGATGCCAACGGCAATCTGCTCGGCCGCATCATTGGCGACAACGTGGTCGGCCTCGACGGTCGCATCATCGGTCAGATCATCGACGGCAAGGCCATCGGCCTCGATGGCAAGGTCATGGGCCGGATCGTGCGCGGCCTTGCAGCCGATGACCCGCTGCTGCGCATGCGTGAACAGGCCACCGTCGTCCGTGACGAGGCCGGCAATGTGATTGGCAAGGTCGTCAACGGCCAGGTGGTCGACCGCAACGGCCAGGTCATCGGCAAATATGAGGACGGCAAGGCTATTGGCCTCGATGGCCAGAGCCTGGGGCGCGTCGAGGAGAATGTTGCCCTGGACGCCAGCGGCCAGGTCATCGACATGCGCAGTTCGCAGGTACAAACCGCCGTTGCCGCGCAGACCCACGAGCGGCCGGTCGTGCGCGATGCCAGTGGCAGGGTCATCGGCTTCGTCGAGGGCGAAGAAATCAAGGATGCCAACGGCGTACTCATCGGCCACGTCAGAGACGGCAAGGCCATCGGCCTGGACGGCCAGATTCTCGGCACCCTGAGCACTGCCCTGTTCGACGCCAACGGCAATCTGGTCGGCGAGATGGGCGAAGTGGTCCGCGGCGCCGACGGCAATATCCTCGGCACCATTCAGAACGGCAAGCTGGTCGATGCCGACGGCAAGGTGCTCGGCACCGTCAAGGACGGCAAGGTGGTCGATGCCAGCGGCAAGGTCCTGGGCGAGGTCGAACAGGCGCTGCTCGGTGCCGATGGCAAACCACTGGCAGACGCCGCTCAGGTGGTGCGCGATGCCAGCGGCAACGTCATCGGCACGGTGGTCGGTGACCAGATCATAGATGCCCAGGGCCGTACCGTCGGCTCGATCAAGGACGGCAAGGCCGTCGACACCAGCGGCAAGGCCATCGAAGGCGCCAGCCTGGATGTGCAGCAGGACGTCGTGCAGATCGTCCGCGACGCCCAGGGCAACGTCATCGGCACCCTGCGCGGCGACCGCGTCTACGGCGCCGACGGCAAGCTGATCGGCCGCCTGGTCGACGGCAAGGTGATCGACGCCAACGGCAACGTGCTCTACCGCGGCGTCACTGTCGGCCTGGAGACCCCGCGCGACAGCGGCAGCGCGCCGAAGCGCGAAGCCAACCGGATGATCCAGTTCATTCCCGGAGGCACCGGCAGCAATGGCGTGATTCCGGTTCAGACGCTGCGCCTGGAATAA
- a CDS encoding type II and III secretion system protein family protein, producing the protein MKRQSVFGAFCALCLCSAGQAAELPNAVVLYDGDVRVLEAPGVERVAVGNVEIISATMLKNEEIVVTAQQPGETTVQVWFDDNTRKQMSVVVAKANGYRQFGELKALLSDIPGLKIRTVGRQVVLEGRLSGEYLSRVKEAAKFYDNVLVLAEEQSGAATKADSAEVLEEVQAMLGQIPGIKIKAVGRQIVIDGDLHAVDMSRIELLKERYPDILVLAQPMSEFLAPMIYFDVRITEFAKDDVEELGINWSTSIAGPYVEFAADGGSSAGQTVNGWQGNWGIASEISSRINLLEKNGSALTLASPRLSARSGGKAELTVGGQVPVVTSSINGPSVEYKDFGILLNIAPQLYGSDQIATHVLAEISQLDKANQVGEYPAFKTRRTENEVQLKVGETLVLSGLVTEDSQITREGIVFLKDVPIIGTLFSNKSGKGNRTELVIFITPRLLTPGAGNPTEQELQRQQRMVDQYQAAYGAIELID; encoded by the coding sequence ATGAAAAGACAAAGCGTATTCGGCGCCTTCTGCGCCTTGTGCCTGTGCAGTGCCGGTCAGGCCGCCGAGCTGCCCAATGCAGTCGTGCTCTACGACGGCGACGTTCGCGTTCTGGAAGCGCCGGGAGTCGAGCGCGTCGCGGTAGGCAATGTGGAAATCATCAGCGCCACCATGCTGAAGAACGAGGAAATCGTGGTAACCGCCCAGCAGCCCGGCGAAACCACGGTGCAAGTCTGGTTCGACGACAACACCCGCAAACAGATGAGTGTGGTGGTGGCCAAGGCCAACGGCTACCGTCAGTTTGGCGAGTTGAAAGCGCTACTCAGTGACATCCCGGGCTTGAAGATCCGTACTGTCGGCCGTCAGGTGGTGCTCGAGGGTCGCCTCAGCGGCGAATACCTGAGCCGTGTCAAGGAGGCAGCCAAGTTCTACGACAACGTGCTGGTACTGGCCGAAGAGCAGAGTGGCGCGGCGACCAAGGCCGATTCGGCCGAGGTCCTGGAGGAAGTCCAGGCCATGCTCGGACAGATTCCTGGAATCAAGATCAAGGCTGTTGGCCGGCAGATCGTCATCGACGGCGACCTGCATGCAGTCGACATGAGTCGTATCGAACTGCTCAAGGAGCGCTACCCGGACATTCTGGTGCTGGCTCAGCCGATGTCGGAATTCCTTGCACCGATGATCTACTTCGACGTACGCATCACCGAATTTGCCAAGGACGACGTCGAAGAACTGGGTATCAACTGGAGCACCAGCATCGCCGGCCCTTACGTCGAATTCGCCGCCGACGGCGGCAGCAGTGCAGGCCAGACGGTGAACGGCTGGCAGGGCAACTGGGGCATCGCCAGCGAGATCAGCTCACGCATCAACCTGCTGGAGAAGAACGGCTCGGCGCTGACGCTGGCCTCCCCACGCCTGTCGGCACGCAGCGGCGGCAAGGCCGAGCTGACCGTCGGCGGCCAGGTGCCGGTGGTGACCAGCAGCATCAACGGCCCATCGGTGGAGTACAAGGATTTCGGCATCCTGCTCAACATCGCCCCGCAACTGTACGGTAGCGACCAGATCGCCACTCACGTGCTGGCCGAGATCAGTCAACTGGACAAGGCCAACCAGGTCGGCGAGTACCCGGCGTTCAAGACCCGCCGCACCGAAAACGAGGTGCAGCTCAAGGTCGGCGAAACCCTGGTGCTGTCCGGCCTGGTCACCGAGGACAGTCAGATCACCCGCGAGGGCATCGTCTTCCTCAAGGACGTTCCGATAATCGGCACGCTGTTCAGCAACAAGAGCGGCAAGGGCAACCGCACCGAGCTGGTGATCTTCATCACGCCGCGCCTGCTCACCCCCGGCGCCGGCAACCCGACCGAGCAAGAACTCCAGCGCCAGCAGCGCATGGTCGATCAGTACCAGGCCGCCTATGGCGCCATCGAACTGATCGACTGA